The Marinobacter sp. ANT_B65 genome has a segment encoding these proteins:
- the fliD gene encoding flagellar filament capping protein FliD: MSSISSLGIGSGVLTSDLVDQLVAAERAPTDTRLAQKTEEAEAMISAYGALRSAVTELRLPMAMLSSQESLTAFSASSSNEDIGVTVDSATASRGNYSVEVTSLASAQALASRDVFADRDSTSVGQGTLTLSVGSNTVDVVIDDSNDTLQGMANAINDANAGVSAGVIDTGNGFQLVFSADDSGTSNAVSISVSGDSEGTATDNLGLSRFAFNTGMDADSGLQETIAATDAVMSINGVEITRSSNSFENVIDGLSFDIAETGSSVIKVEQDYESVADRVQEFVDQFNALQETIDSLSGYNADAGVGGLLSGDSTVRSIQNQLREVLTRVVPGLENSNVRSLADVGVITNWETGGLEFDRETFIAQLQANPDDVTALFAEQGRATDSQVEFVRSGLDTEPGTYAINVTQAATQGSVVGDTALANGVVIDGSNDSIEFMVDESTNFSIQLTQQTYATAEELVAEIQSQINSSAPLDAAGQSVKVGLDENGALKFTSGSYGSSSNVSLVWAEGGNDLGISAKTGTVGLDVAGTIGGRAAEGDGQVLYLASGSGGASGLQVRILGDQTGSRGSITFIEGIAERTADLVTSLVGEGGSLDSRTISLNQQLEDIAESQAALEIRIEAYRERLVSQFTAADSLISQLNSTADYVTQQFEALLASNSD; encoded by the coding sequence ATGTCAAGCATTTCATCGCTAGGGATTGGTTCAGGTGTTCTGACATCTGATCTGGTAGATCAGCTGGTCGCAGCGGAGCGTGCTCCGACTGACACGCGTCTTGCGCAGAAAACTGAAGAAGCTGAGGCGATGATCTCAGCCTACGGGGCACTTCGCAGCGCCGTGACTGAATTGCGCTTGCCCATGGCGATGCTGAGTTCACAGGAAAGTCTGACAGCGTTTTCCGCCAGCTCCTCCAATGAGGACATTGGCGTGACGGTTGATAGCGCCACGGCCAGTCGCGGCAACTACAGTGTCGAAGTAACCAGCCTGGCAAGTGCTCAGGCGTTGGCTTCCCGTGATGTATTTGCTGATCGCGACAGCACCAGCGTTGGCCAGGGAACACTTACTTTATCTGTAGGAAGCAACACCGTTGATGTTGTTATTGATGACAGCAACGACACTTTGCAAGGAATGGCCAACGCTATTAATGATGCGAATGCGGGTGTTTCTGCAGGCGTGATTGATACTGGTAACGGATTTCAGCTGGTGTTTTCTGCGGATGACAGTGGCACATCCAATGCGGTTAGCATTTCGGTCTCAGGGGATTCCGAGGGCACTGCGACGGACAATCTGGGGCTATCCCGCTTCGCCTTTAACACCGGGATGGATGCGGATTCCGGTCTGCAGGAGACCATCGCGGCGACCGATGCAGTGATGTCTATTAATGGCGTAGAGATTACCCGTTCCAGCAACAGTTTTGAAAACGTTATAGACGGTCTGAGCTTTGACATTGCTGAAACCGGTTCATCTGTCATCAAGGTTGAACAGGATTATGAATCGGTAGCGGACCGTGTCCAGGAGTTTGTTGATCAGTTCAATGCCCTGCAGGAAACCATCGACAGTCTTTCGGGCTACAATGCCGATGCCGGTGTTGGCGGTTTGCTTTCTGGCGACAGTACCGTTCGCTCTATTCAGAATCAGCTTCGGGAAGTGCTGACCCGGGTAGTGCCAGGCCTGGAAAACTCCAACGTAAGAAGCCTTGCGGATGTGGGGGTTATCACAAACTGGGAAACCGGTGGTCTGGAGTTTGATCGGGAGACCTTCATTGCCCAGCTTCAGGCCAATCCGGATGATGTGACCGCCCTGTTTGCAGAGCAGGGCCGGGCGACGGACAGCCAGGTTGAGTTCGTGCGTAGTGGTCTGGATACCGAGCCAGGAACCTATGCGATCAATGTCACTCAGGCCGCAACGCAGGGTAGTGTGGTAGGTGATACTGCGCTTGCGAACGGTGTTGTCATTGACGGTTCGAACGACTCGATCGAGTTTATGGTTGATGAGTCTACGAATTTTTCGATTCAGCTAACCCAGCAGACCTATGCAACGGCTGAAGAGTTGGTGGCTGAAATACAGAGCCAGATCAATAGCAGTGCCCCGCTCGATGCCGCCGGCCAATCGGTTAAGGTGGGCCTGGATGAAAACGGTGCGCTCAAATTTACATCCGGCAGTTATGGCAGTAGTTCGAATGTGAGCCTTGTGTGGGCTGAAGGTGGCAATGACCTTGGGATTTCCGCTAAAACAGGCACGGTTGGTCTGGATGTGGCCGGTACTATTGGAGGGAGGGCCGCCGAAGGTGACGGTCAGGTACTTTATCTGGCCAGCGGCTCCGGAGGTGCGTCTGGCCTTCAGGTCCGTATCCTGGGAGATCAGACGGGCAGTCGAGGCTCCATTACCTTTATTGAAGGGATTGCAGAGCGTACGGCGGATCTGGTCACCAGTCTTGTTGGAGAGGGCGGCTCTCTTGACTCCCGGACCATCAGTCTGAATCAGCAGTTGGAAGATATCGCAGAAAGCCAGGCTGCGCTGGAAATACGAATCGAGGCCTATCGGGAACGGCTGGTCAGTCAGTTTACTGCGGCGGATTCGCTGATTTCTCAGCTTAACAGCACCGCAGATTATGTTACTCAGCAGTTTGAAGCACTGCTAGCAAGCAATAGTGATTGA
- the fliS gene encoding flagellar export chaperone FliS, whose protein sequence is MNGLQAYQRVNTQTSITDADPHKLIQLLYNGALERINMAKARMQARDYAGKGQLISKAIEIIGGLRSFLDFEKGGDLAARLEGLYDYMERTLFEANAKNDPARLDEVADLLRSIKSGWDGIREEAAGLSAQTA, encoded by the coding sequence ATGAACGGTTTACAGGCCTATCAAAGGGTAAATACACAGACCAGCATCACGGATGCTGATCCCCATAAGCTTATCCAGCTCCTGTATAACGGTGCGTTAGAGCGTATCAATATGGCCAAGGCTCGTATGCAGGCCAGGGACTATGCGGGTAAAGGTCAGCTGATTTCCAAAGCCATCGAGATTATTGGTGGTTTGCGTAGCTTCCTGGATTTTGAGAAGGGTGGTGATCTTGCGGCCCGTCTGGAAGGTCTGTATGACTACATGGAGCGCACGCTGTTTGAAGCTAATGCCAAAAACGACCCGGCCAGGCTGGATGAGGTGGCAGATCTTCTCCGCTCAATTAAAAGCGGCTGGGACGGGATCCGTGAAGAGGCTGCAGGTCTCTCGGCCCAAACTGCCTGA